A genome region from Baekduia alba includes the following:
- a CDS encoding PucR family transcriptional regulator translates to MPRWEPPSDRVAELIRAGAAALLDETSALFEQVDAAVLEATPPRLSADPAITAATVATNHANILHWAGANTRRPGAHVPANLSPAVLDLARDIVRRGLDDSTTLNTYRVGQNIAWRAWMTLAFTLTDDPDELRELLDVTARSIFAFVGETVDGIQELIDREREELAGGTHAERLETVNLILEGAPITSARASERLRYELAGRHTAAVAWTDEDGAGPGALEQAADALARAAGARRAFTVVASTRALWAWFAAADAGAPVDFAAPPGVRIALGTTAAGMEGFRRSHLDALATQRLMHRMPGDLRIASYQDVQLVALSAQDEEGTAEFVARTLGRLATADPELRETLRVYIREEFSASRAARALFAHRNTVLNRLARARELLPAPLEGRGLQVGLALEIVHWLGARA, encoded by the coding sequence ATGCCCAGGTGGGAACCGCCGTCCGACCGCGTCGCGGAGCTGATCCGCGCCGGCGCCGCCGCGCTGCTGGACGAGACCTCCGCGCTCTTCGAGCAGGTCGACGCGGCCGTGCTGGAGGCGACGCCGCCGCGCCTGTCCGCCGACCCCGCGATCACCGCCGCGACCGTCGCGACCAACCACGCCAACATCCTGCACTGGGCCGGCGCCAACACGCGCCGGCCGGGCGCGCACGTCCCGGCCAACCTCAGCCCCGCGGTGCTCGACCTCGCGCGCGACATCGTCCGGCGCGGCCTGGACGACAGCACCACGCTCAACACCTACCGCGTCGGCCAGAACATCGCCTGGCGCGCGTGGATGACGCTCGCGTTCACGCTCACCGACGACCCCGACGAGCTGCGTGAGCTGCTCGACGTCACCGCCCGCTCGATCTTCGCGTTCGTGGGAGAGACCGTCGACGGCATCCAGGAGCTGATCGACCGCGAGCGCGAGGAGCTCGCGGGCGGCACCCACGCCGAGCGGCTGGAGACCGTCAACCTGATCCTGGAGGGCGCGCCGATCACCAGCGCGCGGGCCAGCGAGCGCCTGCGCTACGAGCTGGCCGGGCGCCACACCGCGGCCGTCGCCTGGACCGACGAGGACGGCGCCGGGCCGGGCGCGCTGGAGCAGGCGGCCGACGCGCTGGCCCGCGCGGCCGGCGCACGGCGCGCGTTCACGGTCGTCGCGAGCACGCGCGCGCTGTGGGCGTGGTTCGCGGCCGCCGACGCCGGGGCGCCGGTCGACTTCGCCGCGCCGCCCGGCGTCCGGATCGCGCTCGGCACGACGGCCGCCGGCATGGAGGGCTTCCGGCGCAGCCACCTCGACGCGCTCGCCACGCAGCGCCTGATGCACCGCATGCCCGGCGACCTGCGGATCGCCTCCTACCAGGACGTGCAGCTCGTGGCGCTCAGCGCGCAGGACGAGGAGGGCACCGCGGAGTTCGTCGCGCGCACGCTCGGCCGGCTGGCCACCGCGGACCCGGAGCTGCGCGAGACGCTGCGCGTCTACATCCGCGAGGAGTTCAGCGCCTCGCGCGCGGCACGGGCCCTGTTCGCCCACCGCAACACGGTGCTCAACCGCCTCGCGCGCGCCCGCGAGCTGCTGCCCGCGCCGCTGGAAGGGCGCGGCCTGCAGGTCGGCCTGGCGCTGGAGATCGTGCACTGGCTCGGCGCGCGCGCGTGA
- a CDS encoding PKD domain-containing protein has product MFRTWCVAIISCVAASATLAGPAGATPATPTIATEQQAPLKLRLTSSTGTHWAWTVVDGAGATVATATGNPATVDFATPGDYTARLDATDDDPLATGPAHAEAAFHVYAKPAAAFTSVQLADGTVQFTDTSTSEPTTWVWTFPGAVKTFKGRVPPPQALPVGVSTVTLKVTNPAGNNTTSAPVLVNGPPQAVLSVLSSPAAMGAPVLLDASRSTDPNQDALSFAWDLDGDGAFGDATGALQTVSYTAPGRYRVAVQVSDGHGATSTAEAAITVLVDLAPVVAFSNDPAQPLVGANVGFAATASDPDGSVTRIEWDLDDDGQFDDAAGPTATWSFGTAGAHRVAVRAVDDRGVATVAFRTIDVVSPSLPRPTDQLQAASTGPLPQSSAPGPTIPRGPAPTTARAKLLTPFPVVRIRGLTYHGQVRISLLKVQAPAGATIRVRCREGSCAAKRADVRVKAARTAVRVKSLEQRLLRVGTIVEVFVTAPHRIGKYTRFTIRRDATPARTDLCLSPGRTRPTACPTT; this is encoded by the coding sequence ATGTTCAGGACCTGGTGCGTCGCCATCATCAGCTGCGTCGCCGCGAGCGCGACCCTCGCCGGCCCGGCGGGGGCCACGCCCGCCACGCCGACGATCGCGACCGAGCAGCAGGCGCCCCTGAAGCTGCGGCTGACCAGCAGCACCGGCACGCACTGGGCGTGGACGGTCGTCGACGGCGCCGGCGCGACCGTGGCGACCGCCACCGGCAACCCCGCGACCGTCGACTTCGCGACACCGGGTGACTACACCGCGCGGCTGGACGCGACCGACGACGACCCGCTGGCCACCGGCCCCGCCCACGCGGAGGCGGCGTTCCACGTCTACGCCAAGCCGGCCGCGGCCTTCACCTCGGTCCAGCTCGCCGACGGCACCGTCCAGTTCACCGACACCTCGACGAGCGAGCCGACCACCTGGGTCTGGACGTTCCCCGGCGCCGTCAAGACGTTCAAGGGGCGCGTCCCGCCGCCGCAGGCGCTCCCGGTCGGCGTCTCCACCGTGACGCTCAAGGTGACCAACCCGGCCGGCAACAACACCACCTCGGCGCCGGTGCTCGTCAACGGGCCGCCCCAGGCGGTGCTCTCGGTCCTGTCGAGCCCGGCGGCGATGGGCGCGCCGGTGCTGCTGGACGCCAGCCGCTCGACCGATCCCAACCAGGACGCGCTGAGCTTCGCGTGGGACCTCGACGGCGACGGCGCGTTCGGCGACGCCACCGGCGCGCTGCAGACCGTGAGCTACACGGCCCCGGGCCGCTACCGCGTCGCGGTCCAGGTCAGCGACGGCCACGGCGCGACCAGCACCGCGGAGGCCGCGATCACCGTGCTCGTCGACCTGGCGCCGGTCGTCGCCTTCAGCAACGACCCCGCCCAGCCGCTCGTCGGCGCCAACGTCGGCTTCGCCGCGACGGCCTCGGACCCCGACGGCAGCGTGACGCGGATCGAGTGGGACCTCGACGACGACGGCCAGTTCGACGACGCGGCCGGCCCGACCGCGACGTGGAGCTTCGGCACCGCCGGCGCGCACCGCGTCGCCGTCCGCGCGGTCGACGACCGGGGCGTCGCGACCGTGGCCTTCCGCACGATCGACGTGGTGAGCCCGAGCCTCCCCCGTCCGACGGACCAGCTGCAGGCGGCATCCACAGGTCCGCTGCCGCAGAGCTCGGCGCCGGGTCCGACCATCCCCAGAGGCCCGGCGCCGACGACTGCCCGCGCGAAGCTGCTCACGCCGTTCCCGGTGGTGCGGATCCGCGGGCTGACCTACCACGGCCAGGTGCGCATCAGCCTGCTGAAGGTCCAGGCGCCGGCCGGCGCGACGATCCGCGTCCGCTGTCGTGAGGGCAGCTGCGCGGCCAAGCGCGCCGACGTCCGCGTCAAGGCGGCGCGCACGGCGGTCCGGGTGAAGTCCCTCGAGCAGCGCCTGCTCCGCGTGGGCACCATCGTCGAGGTGTTCGTGACCGCTCCCCACCGGATCGGCAAGTACACGCGGTTCACGATCCGGCGCGACGCGACGCCGGCGCGGACCGACCTGTGCCTGTCGCCGGGCCGCACGAGGCCGACCGCGTGCCCCACGACGTGA
- a CDS encoding endo alpha-1,4 polygalactosaminidase, whose protein sequence is MTARRGPQVAALVLVVAILAAGALVVARADSERDTVLQAERLRVAAGSGHVVRDASAGGRRALLLTGGATARGRVRLPGAARLTVVARGTPCAGAPRILVAVDGARVLATAVRGSRRWSTLAAAPTLRAGTHTVTLRLRNPRRTNRCRRSLRVDRLVLAAAPPAAVGPAWSPAPGISWQWQLTGTIDLSVDAALYDVDLVDTPAATVAALHDRGRHVVCYLDAGTYEPGRPDAAAFPDAVLGADVEGWPGERWLDIRRLDVLGPILERRLDLCRAKGFDGVEPDNVDAYANASGFPLTGADQLAFNRFVAAAAHARGLSVGLKNDLDQAAALEPAFDWALDEQCFQYHECDALQPFARAGKAVLIAEYEGDPSAFCPPARAAGFSAIRKRLPLDAWRQAC, encoded by the coding sequence ATGACCGCGCGACGCGGCCCGCAGGTCGCGGCGCTCGTCCTCGTGGTCGCGATCCTCGCGGCCGGGGCGCTCGTCGTCGCGCGGGCCGACAGCGAGCGCGACACCGTCCTGCAGGCCGAGCGCCTGCGCGTCGCCGCCGGCAGCGGCCATGTCGTGCGCGACGCGTCGGCCGGCGGGCGGCGCGCGCTCCTGCTCACCGGCGGCGCCACCGCTCGCGGGCGCGTGCGGCTGCCCGGCGCCGCGCGGTTGACCGTGGTCGCCCGCGGCACACCGTGCGCCGGCGCCCCGCGGATCCTGGTCGCGGTCGACGGCGCGCGCGTCCTCGCGACCGCCGTGCGCGGCAGCCGGCGCTGGTCGACCCTGGCCGCCGCGCCGACGCTGCGCGCCGGCACGCACACGGTCACCCTGCGCCTGCGCAACCCGCGCCGCACCAACCGGTGCCGGCGCAGCCTGCGCGTCGATCGCCTCGTGCTCGCCGCGGCGCCGCCCGCCGCAGTCGGCCCGGCCTGGAGCCCCGCGCCCGGCATCAGCTGGCAGTGGCAGCTCACCGGGACGATCGACCTCTCCGTCGACGCCGCGCTCTACGACGTCGACCTCGTCGACACCCCGGCCGCGACGGTCGCCGCGCTGCACGACCGCGGACGCCACGTCGTCTGCTACCTCGACGCCGGGACCTACGAGCCGGGCCGGCCGGACGCCGCCGCATTCCCCGACGCGGTCCTCGGGGCAGACGTGGAGGGCTGGCCCGGCGAGCGCTGGCTCGACATCCGCCGCCTGGACGTGCTCGGACCGATCCTCGAACGGCGGCTGGACCTCTGCCGCGCCAAGGGCTTCGACGGCGTCGAGCCCGACAACGTCGACGCCTATGCCAACGCGAGCGGCTTCCCGCTCACCGGCGCCGACCAGCTGGCGTTCAACCGCTTCGTCGCCGCCGCCGCCCACGCGCGCGGCCTGTCGGTCGGCCTCAAGAACGACCTCGACCAGGCCGCCGCGCTGGAGCCCGCCTTCGACTGGGCCCTGGACGAGCAGTGCTTCCAGTACCACGAGTGCGACGCGCTGCAGCCGTTCGCACGGGCGGGCAAGGCGGTGCTGATCGCCGAGTACGAGGGCGATCCGTCGGCGTTCTGCCCGCCGGCCCGCGCGGCCGGCTTCTCAGCGATCCGCAAGCGCCTGCCGCTCGACGCGTGGCGGCAGGCCTGCTGA
- a CDS encoding spherulation-specific family 4 protein, protein MSQPGVAVVVAVAGVAVAVVIALLHRGAERGATCREALIPAYLPPHELTALVGAARRPRMVIVNPDSGPGARRSPAYAAAVHALQAAGVRVLGYVPTGYGWRPLHAGLADVDRFVSWYGVDGIFFDEAASDEAQLAHYRALARAARGDPGRLVVLNPGVPPAPGYFDLADVVVTFEGTAAAYADALRATPGWLRREDRDRVAHLVYGASRADALDALSGSAAGYVYATSGALPNPWRTLPDYLDEEVEALATCG, encoded by the coding sequence GTGTCGCAACCGGGCGTCGCGGTGGTCGTCGCGGTCGCCGGCGTGGCGGTCGCGGTGGTGATCGCGCTGCTGCACCGCGGCGCCGAGCGCGGCGCGACGTGCCGCGAGGCGCTCATCCCGGCCTACCTGCCGCCGCACGAGCTGACCGCGCTGGTCGGCGCCGCGCGGCGGCCGCGCATGGTGATCGTCAACCCCGACAGCGGTCCCGGCGCGCGCCGCAGCCCGGCCTACGCGGCGGCGGTCCACGCCCTTCAGGCCGCGGGCGTCAGGGTGCTCGGCTACGTCCCGACCGGCTACGGGTGGCGGCCGCTGCACGCGGGGCTGGCCGACGTCGACCGCTTCGTCTCCTGGTACGGCGTCGACGGGATCTTCTTCGACGAGGCCGCGTCCGACGAGGCCCAGCTCGCCCACTACCGTGCCCTGGCGCGCGCGGCGCGGGGCGACCCCGGACGGCTGGTGGTGCTCAACCCGGGCGTGCCGCCCGCCCCCGGCTACTTCGACCTGGCCGACGTCGTGGTGACCTTCGAGGGGACCGCCGCGGCGTACGCCGACGCGCTGCGCGCGACGCCCGGATGGCTGCGCCGCGAGGACCGCGACCGCGTCGCGCACCTGGTCTACGGCGCGAGCCGCGCCGACGCGCTCGACGCCCTGTCGGGCTCGGCGGCCGGCTACGTCTACGCGACGTCCGGGGCGCTGCCCAACCCGTGGCGCACGCTCCCGGACTACCTGGACGAGGAAGTCGAGGCGCTGGCGACATGCGGATGA
- a CDS encoding DUF3492 domain-containing protein, with the protein MATAPVSSELRDPAPVSGLRVASARAWGSGRIAPQPARRRILLTTEGTYPYIMGGVSSWCDLMVNSLTEFDWQVMPIVAPHGRPPTFALPRHATEIGPVEVWSEELPKLARGGRGDRRSGVELPSMLVRNLLGWEGSTDAVVAAWVWCRRHPGGVRRAFRSAQGWAAFLEGLRAVLAERIPEAGTPPALDLVEAATLYQTLYWVARTAAVPTPPTDALHVTAAGWAAIPAVVHKALHETPMVLTEHGVYVREAYLAAARNGDSPGSRFAATRLARGLARTAYAAADVVSPVTDANAYWEMGLGIDPNKILVLYNGLEPPSAPTPPPCTRTVVSVGRLDPLKDAHTMLRVAAQATTHLPDARFLHYGPVPRGEEIYGQSCLALHARLGLGERFRFMGATADPTGVVRASDVVLMTSISEGLPMAILEAMGQARPVVSTGVGGVPEVVRGCGLVCAPGDDHALTTAVVMLLRNPDLAWRLGQRGHSRLGRLFNERACVDGYRELLGALSGDDDDVDLLVAAVGARA; encoded by the coding sequence ATGGCTACGGCTCCCGTGTCGTCTGAGCTGCGCGACCCCGCACCTGTCTCGGGGCTGCGCGTTGCGAGCGCGCGGGCGTGGGGCAGCGGGAGGATCGCGCCTCAGCCCGCGCGTCGCAGGATCCTGCTGACGACGGAGGGCACCTACCCCTACATCATGGGCGGCGTCAGCTCGTGGTGCGACCTGATGGTCAACAGCCTCACGGAGTTCGACTGGCAGGTCATGCCGATCGTCGCCCCGCACGGCCGGCCGCCGACGTTCGCCCTCCCGCGCCACGCGACCGAGATCGGGCCCGTCGAGGTGTGGTCGGAGGAGCTGCCGAAGCTCGCGCGCGGCGGTCGCGGCGACCGCCGGTCGGGCGTGGAGCTGCCCTCGATGCTCGTCCGCAACCTGCTGGGCTGGGAGGGCAGCACCGACGCGGTGGTCGCCGCGTGGGTCTGGTGCCGCCGCCATCCCGGCGGCGTGCGGCGGGCCTTCCGGTCCGCGCAGGGGTGGGCGGCGTTCCTGGAGGGCCTGCGCGCGGTCCTGGCCGAGCGCATCCCGGAGGCCGGCACGCCGCCGGCGCTCGACCTCGTCGAGGCGGCCACGCTGTACCAGACGCTCTACTGGGTCGCGCGCACCGCGGCGGTGCCGACGCCGCCGACCGACGCGCTGCACGTCACCGCGGCCGGCTGGGCGGCGATCCCCGCCGTCGTGCACAAGGCGCTGCACGAGACGCCGATGGTGCTCACTGAGCACGGCGTCTACGTGCGCGAGGCCTACCTCGCCGCGGCGCGCAACGGCGACTCGCCCGGCAGCCGCTTCGCCGCGACCCGGCTCGCGCGCGGCCTGGCCCGCACCGCGTACGCCGCGGCCGACGTCGTCTCGCCCGTCACCGACGCCAATGCCTACTGGGAGATGGGCCTGGGCATCGACCCCAACAAGATCTTGGTCCTCTACAACGGGCTGGAGCCGCCGTCGGCGCCGACGCCGCCGCCCTGCACGCGCACCGTGGTCTCGGTCGGCCGCCTCGACCCGCTCAAGGACGCCCACACGATGCTGCGGGTGGCGGCCCAGGCGACGACGCACCTGCCCGACGCCCGCTTTCTGCACTACGGCCCGGTGCCCCGCGGCGAGGAGATCTACGGGCAGTCGTGCCTGGCGCTGCACGCGCGGCTGGGCTTGGGCGAGCGCTTCCGGTTCATGGGCGCGACGGCCGACCCGACCGGCGTGGTGCGCGCCAGCGACGTGGTCCTGATGACGAGCATCTCCGAGGGGCTGCCGATGGCGATCCTCGAGGCCATGGGCCAGGCCCGGCCGGTGGTCTCGACCGGCGTCGGCGGCGTGCCCGAGGTCGTGCGCGGCTGCGGCCTGGTGTGCGCGCCCGGCGACGATCACGCGCTGACGACGGCGGTGGTCATGTTGTTGCGCAACCCCGATCTGGCCTGGCGCCTCGGGCAGCGCGGGCACAGCCGTCTCGGCCGCCTGTTCAACGAGCGCGCCTGCGTCGACGGCTACCGCGAGCTGCTGGGCGCGCTCTCGGGCGACGACGACGACGTCGACCTGCTCGTCGCCGCGGTGGGAGCGCGCGCGTGA
- a CDS encoding RNA polymerase sigma factor — MSPVDELRTRRVVGAARAGDRDAMAELYVLHAPAVHAHVLRVLKDLDDADDVTQQVFAKLLTGLDRYRPGEAPFIVWVLRVARNTAIDHVRRARAVPVDDVDQTRARDDQGAGEVRSALRAALALLPQGQRDVLLLTHLVGLSPHEIAAVLGCSVRAVHGLHYRGRAAVRATLTDLGSAPAVARLPRTARPDRELLEVSA; from the coding sequence GTGAGCCCCGTCGACGAGCTGCGCACGCGCCGCGTCGTGGGCGCCGCGCGCGCCGGCGATCGTGACGCGATGGCCGAGCTGTACGTGTTGCATGCCCCTGCCGTCCACGCGCACGTGCTGCGCGTCCTCAAGGACCTCGACGACGCCGACGACGTCACGCAGCAGGTCTTCGCGAAGCTGCTGACGGGCCTGGACCGCTACCGCCCCGGCGAGGCGCCGTTCATCGTCTGGGTGCTGCGCGTAGCGCGCAACACCGCGATCGACCACGTCCGCCGTGCGCGCGCCGTGCCGGTCGACGACGTCGACCAGACCCGCGCGCGCGACGACCAGGGCGCCGGCGAGGTGCGATCAGCGCTGCGGGCGGCGCTGGCCCTGCTGCCGCAGGGTCAGCGCGACGTGCTGCTGCTCACGCACCTCGTCGGCCTGTCGCCGCACGAGATCGCCGCGGTGCTCGGGTGCAGCGTGCGCGCCGTCCACGGGCTGCACTACCGCGGGCGCGCCGCCGTGCGGGCGACGCTGACCGACCTGGGCTCGGCCCCGGCCGTCGCGCGCCTGCCGCGGACGGCACGACCCGACCGCGAGTTGTTGGAGGTGTCGGCATGA
- a CDS encoding BTAD domain-containing putative transcriptional regulator: MSRQGQDASDGQAFTDAELALQVVDRSPAAVIVQDARGRVVAVNRAAVQMLGGAVRLEPGARVGCGVLGCRSPGTRLDGVCVHELALARGEPLPPLRVELPAGAEFDVASATIVALPLGDGLVVTELRRDFGHAARERGGSPTWSAEPQLRVFVLGRTCVMNGDEVLDGRWINNRAGHILKLLVAERHRSVYSDEIISVLWPPDSSPDTRGVRYFVHELRDQLEPGGAADPPSSFVVATRGGYALDRQRVWVDADAFERLVTEGCAVAGADDERARALIRDGVAMYRGDFLADEPYAEWALPERDRLRDLAAGALRILAEIETRGGDLAGATATLTRLTELEPFDIDVHRELFALLLRRGRRSETLRRYETLRRRMLSTFDERLDFSLSQLS; the protein is encoded by the coding sequence GTGTCTAGGCAGGGACAAGACGCGTCCGACGGTCAGGCGTTCACCGACGCCGAGCTCGCGCTCCAGGTCGTCGATCGCTCGCCCGCGGCCGTGATCGTCCAGGACGCCCGCGGACGCGTCGTCGCGGTCAACCGCGCGGCGGTGCAGATGCTCGGCGGGGCCGTGAGGCTCGAGCCCGGCGCGCGCGTCGGCTGCGGCGTCCTCGGGTGCCGCTCGCCGGGCACGCGGCTCGACGGCGTCTGCGTGCACGAGCTGGCCCTCGCCCGCGGCGAGCCCCTGCCGCCGCTGCGCGTCGAGCTGCCCGCCGGGGCGGAGTTCGACGTCGCGTCCGCGACGATCGTGGCGCTGCCGCTCGGCGACGGCCTGGTCGTCACCGAGCTGCGCCGCGACTTCGGGCACGCGGCGCGGGAGCGCGGGGGCTCGCCGACGTGGTCGGCCGAGCCGCAGCTGCGGGTCTTCGTGCTCGGGCGCACGTGCGTCATGAACGGCGACGAGGTCCTCGACGGCCGCTGGATCAACAACCGCGCCGGCCACATCCTCAAGCTCCTGGTCGCCGAGCGCCATCGCAGCGTCTACTCCGACGAGATCATCAGCGTGCTCTGGCCGCCCGACTCGTCGCCCGACACGCGCGGCGTGCGCTACTTCGTCCACGAGCTGCGCGACCAGCTCGAGCCCGGCGGCGCGGCGGACCCGCCGTCGTCGTTCGTCGTCGCGACCCGGGGCGGCTACGCGCTGGACCGCCAGCGAGTGTGGGTCGACGCCGACGCCTTCGAGCGCCTCGTGACCGAGGGCTGCGCGGTGGCCGGCGCCGACGACGAGCGCGCCCGGGCGCTGATCCGCGACGGCGTCGCGATGTACCGCGGCGACTTCCTGGCCGACGAGCCCTACGCCGAGTGGGCGCTGCCCGAGCGCGACCGGCTGCGCGACCTCGCCGCCGGGGCCCTGCGGATCCTGGCCGAGATCGAGACGCGCGGCGGCGACCTCGCCGGCGCGACCGCGACGCTCACCCGGCTGACCGAGCTCGAGCCGTTCGACATCGACGTGCACCGCGAGCTGTTCGCGCTGCTGCTGCGGCGCGGGCGGCGCAGCGAGACCCTGCGCCGCTACGAGACGCTGCGCCGGCGGATGCTCAGCACGTTCGACGAGCGGCTGGACTTCTCGCTGTCGCAGCTGAGCTAG
- a CDS encoding response regulator transcription factor — MLIADPDVEARTCLAGVLRDAGFHVVEASDGSEAVAKARECWPVAAILEIPLGTICGYEVCRTLRAELGPELAIIFLSGARTESFDRVAGLLIGADDYVTKASAPGEVLARLRAVTHRTRPTAVASTGRLTRREHEVLTLLSEGLRWGEIAERLVISPKTVATHTEHIRRKLGVTSRAEALAVAYREQLLPPRPPDPHAPELAHRRG, encoded by the coding sequence GTGCTCATCGCAGACCCGGACGTCGAGGCACGAACGTGCCTAGCAGGCGTGCTGCGCGACGCCGGTTTCCACGTCGTCGAGGCGTCCGACGGCTCCGAAGCCGTCGCCAAGGCCCGCGAGTGCTGGCCCGTCGCCGCGATCCTCGAGATCCCCCTCGGCACCATCTGCGGCTACGAGGTCTGCCGCACGCTGCGCGCCGAGCTCGGTCCTGAGTTGGCCATCATCTTCCTCTCCGGCGCCCGCACCGAGTCCTTCGATCGCGTCGCCGGCCTGCTCATCGGCGCCGACGACTACGTCACCAAGGCCTCCGCCCCCGGCGAGGTGCTCGCGCGCCTGCGGGCCGTGACGCACCGGACGCGGCCCACCGCCGTCGCCAGCACCGGCCGCCTGACCCGTCGCGAGCACGAGGTGCTGACGCTGCTGAGCGAGGGCCTGCGCTGGGGCGAGATCGCCGAGCGGCTCGTCATCAGCCCCAAGACGGTCGCCACCCACACCGAGCACATCCGCCGCAAGCTCGGCGTCACCAGCCGCGCCGAGGCGCTCGCCGTCGCCTACCGCGAGCAGCTGCTGCCACCGCGGCCGCCGGACCCCCACGCCCCCGAGCTCGCCCACCGCCGCGGCTAG